The Pantanalinema sp. genomic sequence CGTCGGCCAAGAGGACGTGCGCGAAGGCCGGGCCCGGCACGAAGCGAAAGGAGCCCGCCTGCGGGTTGAAGACGTTGGTCCCCGTGACGTCCGAGGGCATCAGATCGGACGAGAACTGCACCCGCCGGAACACGCCCGCGATCGACTGGGCCAGGGTCTTGGCGAGCAGGGTCTTCCCCACGCCCGGCACGTCCTCCAGGAGCACGTGCCCTCCGGCCAGGAGCGACGTCACCACCAGCTCGAGGGCCCGGTCCTGCCCGACCACGGCCTGCCGCATGTTCTCGATGAGGATCCTGGGATGGGCCACTCGCGCCTCCGGTAGGGATCCCCCGCCCCCTGGTGGGGCGGGGCTAGGGGTGGGGGGATAAAATCAAGTTCCCTGGACGCTCAATCCGAGGAAATTCCGCAGCAGGTCGTGGCCCGCCGCCGTCAGGATCGACTCAGGGTGGAACTGAACCCCCTCGAACGCCGGCAAGTCCCGGTGCCTCATCCCCATGATCAGCCCGTCCTCGGTCCAGGCCGACACCTCCAGGCACGCGGGCAGATCCTCGCGCGAAACGATCAGCGAGTGGTAGCGGGTCGCCTCGAAGGGATTGGGCAGGCCCGCAAAGACCCCCTTGCCGTCGTGATGGATCATGGACGTCTTGCCGTGCATCAGGTACGGCGCCCGGATCACCCGCCCCCCGAAGACCTCGCCCATGCTCTGGTGACCCAGGCAGACCCCCAGGATCGGCACCTTGCCCGCGAAGTGCGCGAGCACCGCCTTCGAGATCCCCGCGTCGTCCGGCGTCCCGGGGCCCGGCGAGATCACGATCCGCTCGGGCGAAAGCGCCTCGATCGCCTCCAGGGTCAGGGCGTCGTTGCGGTGAACCGAAACCTCTGCCCCCAGCTCGCCCAGGTACTGCACGAGGTTGTAGGTGAACGAGTCGTAGTTGTCGATCATCAGGACCAAGAGAGGGCTCCTTCCAGGCTTGGGTAAGAGCGCCTAAAAAAACCAGGCATGTTACGACCGTTGGCCGCCGTGAGCGGCTCGGCGGAACAGTTTTGTTGGGCGCTCTCAGCTACTATACCCTTGCGAGCCAGGGCATCATCGCCCGCAGGCGCGCGCCGACCTCCTCGATCGGATGGGCGTCCTCGGCCGCCCGCTCGGCCGCGAGCGAGGGGCACCCATTGGCGCTCTCCGCGATCCAAGCCCGGGCGAAGCTCCCGTCCTGGATCTCCGAGAGCACGGCCCTCATCTCCTGCTTCACCCGCGCGTCGATCAGGCGCGGGCCCACCCGGTCGGCCCCGTACTCGGCCGTGTTCGAGATGAGCCGGCGCTGGCCCGCGAGCCCCTCGCGCTGCAGCACGTCGATCACCGCCTTGAGCTCATGCAGGGAACTGAAGTAAGCCACCTCGCTCTGGTAGCCGGCCTCGACCAGGGTCTCGAACGAGGCCTTGATCAGCGCGTTCACGCCCCCCACCAGCACCGCCTGCTCCGCGAAGAGGTCCGTCTCGGTCTCCTCCTTGAAGGTCGTCTCCAGGATCCCCGCCCGGTGGGCGCCCAGGCCCTTGGCGTAGGCCAGGGCGAGCGCCATGGCATTACCACTCGCGTCCTGGTGCACGGCCACCAGGCACGGCATTCCGCCGCCCTCGGTGAACAGGCGCCGCACCGCGTTGCCCTGGCCCATGGGAGCCGCCAGGATCACGTCCACGTCCGAGGGGGGCCGGATCTGGCCGTACTGGACGGCGAAGCCGTGGGCAAAGAAAAGAGCGTCGCCCGCCGAGAGCCGAGGCGCGATCGCCCCCTCGAACAGGGCCGGGATGCGCTCGTCCGGCACCATCACGGCGATCGCGTCGGCCTCGTCGCAGGCCTCTTCGACCGTCATCACCCGCAGGCCCGCGGCCTTGGCCCGCGCCCACGAGGGCGAGCCCTCGTACAGGCCCACCCGCACGTCGAAGCCGCTGTCGCGCAGGTTCAGCGCGTGGGCATGGCCCTGGGCCCCGTAGCCGATCACGGCGATCCGCCGCCCCGTGAGCGGCGCGACGTCGGCGTCGTAGTGCATCACACCCATGAACGTCTCCTAAAAATAAACCCCCCGCCCCCCGGTGGGGCGGGGAC encodes the following:
- a CDS encoding aminodeoxychorismate/anthranilate synthase component II, whose amino-acid sequence is MIDNYDSFTYNLVQYLGELGAEVSVHRNDALTLEAIEALSPERIVISPGPGTPDDAGISKAVLAHFAGKVPILGVCLGHQSMGEVFGGRVIRAPYLMHGKTSMIHHDGKGVFAGLPNPFEATRYHSLIVSREDLPACLEVSAWTEDGLIMGMRHRDLPAFEGVQFHPESILTAAGHDLLRNFLGLSVQGT
- the ilvC gene encoding ketol-acid reductoisomerase encodes the protein MGVMHYDADVAPLTGRRIAVIGYGAQGHAHALNLRDSGFDVRVGLYEGSPSWARAKAAGLRVMTVEEACDEADAIAVMVPDERIPALFEGAIAPRLSAGDALFFAHGFAVQYGQIRPPSDVDVILAAPMGQGNAVRRLFTEGGGMPCLVAVHQDASGNAMALALAYAKGLGAHRAGILETTFKEETETDLFAEQAVLVGGVNALIKASFETLVEAGYQSEVAYFSSLHELKAVIDVLQREGLAGQRRLISNTAEYGADRVGPRLIDARVKQEMRAVLSEIQDGSFARAWIAESANGCPSLAAERAAEDAHPIEEVGARLRAMMPWLARV